In Erpetoichthys calabaricus chromosome 4, fErpCal1.3, whole genome shotgun sequence, one genomic interval encodes:
- the LOC114642139 gene encoding PWWP domain-containing DNA repair factor 3A-like, which yields MTYIEDEELIDGLYNFLDEVLSRAVGTFKRIDRVRIILDVLMPEALIKAIQTDERISLPEAENLFMGGPVYSECEREEFDILVLQQLEAQGKHH from the exons ATGACTTATATAGAAGATGAGGAGCTGATAGATGGCCTCTACAACTTtttggatgaagtgctgtcaAGAGCTGTAGGCACTTTTAAGAGGATTGACAGAGTTCGcatcattctggatgtgctgatgCCAGAG GCTCTTATTAAAGCTATACAAACAGATGAGAGGATTTCTCTGCCAGAGGCAGAAAATCTGTTCATGGGTGGACCAGTATACAGTGAGTG tgagaGGGAAGAGTTTGACATACTTGTTTTACAACAGTTGGAAGCACAAGGAAAGCACCACTGA